A window from Theobroma cacao cultivar B97-61/B2 chromosome 3, Criollo_cocoa_genome_V2, whole genome shotgun sequence encodes these proteins:
- the LOC108660427 gene encoding 21 kDa seed protein-like, which produces MKTATAVVLLLFAFTSKSYFFGVARADEFPVLDIDGDELRTGVEYFVVSAIWGAGGGGLALGRVTGQSCPEIVVQRGFDDDGIPVIFSNADGKDGVVRLSSDVNIEFVPIRDRLCLTSTVWKLDDYDPSTGKWWVTTDGVKGDPGHNTLTSWFKIEEAGALGYKFRFCPSVCDSCIHLCNDFGRHGHDGQVRLALSEHGWPWIFKKARNSIKQVVNAKH; this is translated from the coding sequence ATGAAGACCGCAACAGCTGTAGTTTTACTCCTCTTTGCCTTCACATCAAAATCATATTTCTTTGGGGTAGCCAGAGCTGATGAATTTCCGGTGCTTGATATTGATGGTGATGAACTCCGAACCGGGGTTGAATATTTCGTCGTGTCAGCAATATGGGGTGCTGGTGGTGGCGGGCTAGCTCTAGGAAGGGTCACAGGTCAAAGCTGTCCAGAAATTGTCGTTCAAAGAGGATTCGACGACGATGGTATTCCCGTGATCTTTTCAAATGCCGATGGCAAAGATGGTGTTGTCCGCTTATCTTCTGATGTAAACATAGAGTTCGTTCCCATCAGGGACAGACTCTGCCTGACATCGACTGTGTGGAAGCTTGACGATTATGACCCCTCGACAGGCAAATGGTGGGTGACAACTGATGGGGTTAAAGGTGATCCTGGTCATAACACTTTGACTAGTTGGTTTAAGATTGAGGAGGCCGGAGCACTCGGTTACAAATTTAGGTTCTGTCCTTCAGTCTGTGATTCATGCATACATTTATGCAACGATTTTGGAAGACATGGACATGATGGACAGGTGCGTTTGGCTCTCAGTGAACATGGATGGCCATGGATATTTAAGAAAGCAAGAAACTCAATAAAACAAGTTGTTAATGCGAAGCattag